The Lynx canadensis isolate LIC74 chromosome D1, mLynCan4.pri.v2, whole genome shotgun sequence genome has a segment encoding these proteins:
- the PELI3 gene encoding E3 ubiquitin-protein ligase pellino homolog 3 isoform X2 codes for MVLEGNPEVGSPRTSDLGHPGSQGSCVLSSPGEDAQPGEEPIKYGELIVLGYNGCLASGDKGRRRSRLALSRRPHANGVKPDVMHHISTPLVSKALSNRGQHSISYTLSRSHSVIVEYTHDSDTDMFQIGRSTENMIDFVVTDTSPGGGAAEGPSAQSTISRYACRILCDRRPPYTARIYAAGFDASSNIFLGERAAKWRTPDGLMDGLTTNGVLVMHPAGGFSEDSAPGVWREISVCGNVYTLRDSRSAQQRGKLVENESNVLQDGSLIDLCGATLLWRTPAGLLRAPTLKQLEAQRQEANAARPQCPVGLSTLAFPSPARGRTAPDKQQPWVYVRCGHVHGYHGWGCRRERGPQERECPLCRLVGPYVPLWLGQEAGLCLDPGPPSHAFAPCGHVCSEKTARYWAQTPLPHGTHAFHAACPFCGAWLTGEHGCVRLIFQGPLD; via the exons ATGGTGCTAGAAGGAAACCCTGAAGTGGGGTCTCCCCGAACCTCAGACCTCGGGCACCCAGGGAGCCAGGGCTCTTGTGTCCTCTCTTCTCCTGGTGAAGATGCACAGCCAGGCGAGGAGCCCATCAAGTATGGAGAACTCATCGTCCTGGG CTACAATGGGTGTCTGGCAAGTGGGGACAAGGGCCGCCGGAGAAGCCGCCTGGCACTGAGCCGCCGGCCCCATGCCAACGGAGTGAAGCCAGACGTCATGCACCACATCTCCACACCGCTCGTCTCCAAG GCACTGAGTAACCGTGGCCAGCACAGCATCTCGTACACACTGTCCCGGAGCCACTCGGTCATAGTTGAATACACACATGACAGTGACACAGACATGTTCCAG ATCGGCCGTTCCACCGAGAACATGATCGACTTTGTGGTAACGGACACATCGCCTGGAGGAGGGGCCGCCGAGGGCCCCTCTGCCCAGAGCACCATCTCCCGCTATGCCTGCCGCATCCTCTGTGACCGCCGGCCGCCCTATACTGCCCGCATCTATGCTGCTGGCTTTGATGCCTCCAGCAACATCTTCCTTGGA GAGCGGGCAGCCAAGTGGCGGACCCCCGACGGCCTGATGGACGGCTTAACCACCAATGGGGTCCTGGTGATGCACCCAGCAGGCGGCTTCTCTGAGGACTCGGCCCCGGGTGTCTGGAGGGAGATATCAGTCTGTGGGAATGTGTACACTCTGAGGGACAGCCGCTCGGCACAGCAGCGAGGGAAGCTG GTGGAAAACGAGTCTAATGTGCTGCAGGACGGCTCCCTCATTGACCTGTGTGGGGCCACGCTGCTATGGCGCACGCCAGCAGGGCTGCTGAGGGCACCCACGCTGAAGCAGCTAGAGGCCCAGCGGCAGGAAGCGAACGCAGCACGGCCCCAGTGCCCCGTGGGCCTCAGCACCCTGGCCTTCCCCAGTCCGGCCCGTGGCCGCACAGCACCCGACAAGCAGCAGCCCTGGGTCTACGTCCGTTGTGGCCACGTCCACGGCTACCACGGCTGGGGCTGCAGGAGAGAGCGGGGCCCCCAGGAGCGCGAGTGTCCTCTCTGTCGCCTCGTGGGACCCTATGTCCCCCTATGGCTCGGCCAGGAGGCCGGCCTCTGTCTGGACCCTGGACCACCCAGCCATGCCTTTGCACCCTGCGGCCATGTCTGCTCTGAGAAGACTGCCCGCTACTGGGCCCAGACACCACTGCCCCATGGCACCCATGCTTTCCATGCTGCCTGCCCCTTTTGTGGGGCCTGGCTCACCGGCGAGCATGGCTGCGTCCGCCTCATTTTCCAGGGGCCACTGGACTAG
- the PELI3 gene encoding E3 ubiquitin-protein ligase pellino homolog 3 isoform X1: MVLEGNPEVGSPRTSDLGHPGSQGSCVLSSPGEDAQPGEEPIKYGELIVLGCCEEGGEETEAQRGEVTGPRAHSCYNGCLASGDKGRRRSRLALSRRPHANGVKPDVMHHISTPLVSKALSNRGQHSISYTLSRSHSVIVEYTHDSDTDMFQIGRSTENMIDFVVTDTSPGGGAAEGPSAQSTISRYACRILCDRRPPYTARIYAAGFDASSNIFLGERAAKWRTPDGLMDGLTTNGVLVMHPAGGFSEDSAPGVWREISVCGNVYTLRDSRSAQQRGKLVENESNVLQDGSLIDLCGATLLWRTPAGLLRAPTLKQLEAQRQEANAARPQCPVGLSTLAFPSPARGRTAPDKQQPWVYVRCGHVHGYHGWGCRRERGPQERECPLCRLVGPYVPLWLGQEAGLCLDPGPPSHAFAPCGHVCSEKTARYWAQTPLPHGTHAFHAACPFCGAWLTGEHGCVRLIFQGPLD; the protein is encoded by the exons ATGGTGCTAGAAGGAAACCCTGAAGTGGGGTCTCCCCGAACCTCAGACCTCGGGCACCCAGGGAGCCAGGGCTCTTGTGTCCTCTCTTCTCCTGGTGAAGATGCACAGCCAGGCGAGGAGCCCATCAAGTATGGAGAACTCATCGTCCTGGG ATGCTGtgaggaaggaggtgaggaaaccgaggctcagagaggggaagtgactggtccaagggcacacagctg CTACAATGGGTGTCTGGCAAGTGGGGACAAGGGCCGCCGGAGAAGCCGCCTGGCACTGAGCCGCCGGCCCCATGCCAACGGAGTGAAGCCAGACGTCATGCACCACATCTCCACACCGCTCGTCTCCAAG GCACTGAGTAACCGTGGCCAGCACAGCATCTCGTACACACTGTCCCGGAGCCACTCGGTCATAGTTGAATACACACATGACAGTGACACAGACATGTTCCAG ATCGGCCGTTCCACCGAGAACATGATCGACTTTGTGGTAACGGACACATCGCCTGGAGGAGGGGCCGCCGAGGGCCCCTCTGCCCAGAGCACCATCTCCCGCTATGCCTGCCGCATCCTCTGTGACCGCCGGCCGCCCTATACTGCCCGCATCTATGCTGCTGGCTTTGATGCCTCCAGCAACATCTTCCTTGGA GAGCGGGCAGCCAAGTGGCGGACCCCCGACGGCCTGATGGACGGCTTAACCACCAATGGGGTCCTGGTGATGCACCCAGCAGGCGGCTTCTCTGAGGACTCGGCCCCGGGTGTCTGGAGGGAGATATCAGTCTGTGGGAATGTGTACACTCTGAGGGACAGCCGCTCGGCACAGCAGCGAGGGAAGCTG GTGGAAAACGAGTCTAATGTGCTGCAGGACGGCTCCCTCATTGACCTGTGTGGGGCCACGCTGCTATGGCGCACGCCAGCAGGGCTGCTGAGGGCACCCACGCTGAAGCAGCTAGAGGCCCAGCGGCAGGAAGCGAACGCAGCACGGCCCCAGTGCCCCGTGGGCCTCAGCACCCTGGCCTTCCCCAGTCCGGCCCGTGGCCGCACAGCACCCGACAAGCAGCAGCCCTGGGTCTACGTCCGTTGTGGCCACGTCCACGGCTACCACGGCTGGGGCTGCAGGAGAGAGCGGGGCCCCCAGGAGCGCGAGTGTCCTCTCTGTCGCCTCGTGGGACCCTATGTCCCCCTATGGCTCGGCCAGGAGGCCGGCCTCTGTCTGGACCCTGGACCACCCAGCCATGCCTTTGCACCCTGCGGCCATGTCTGCTCTGAGAAGACTGCCCGCTACTGGGCCCAGACACCACTGCCCCATGGCACCCATGCTTTCCATGCTGCCTGCCCCTTTTGTGGGGCCTGGCTCACCGGCGAGCATGGCTGCGTCCGCCTCATTTTCCAGGGGCCACTGGACTAG